The following are encoded together in the Rhodoligotrophos defluvii genome:
- a CDS encoding 30S ribosomal protein S2, whose product MALPDFSMRQLLEAGVHFGHQTHRWNPKMGTYIYGDRNGIHIIDLAQTVPLLHQALVAVRDVVAAGGRVLFVATKRQASDIVAESARRCAQYYVNHRWLGGTLTNWKTISHSIRRLRQLEDMLAQEHLGLTKKETLNLTRERDKLERALGGIKDMGGIPDLMFVIDTNKEAIAIQEARKLNIPVVAIVDTNCDPQGITYPIPGNDDAGRAISLYCDLIARAALEGISVGQGAAGVDIGELENPLSEPALEDKAEADTAEDADLGFPRLSEPRGAPDDLKKITGLGPTVEKKLNELGIYHFWQIAEMNTDQIRALDDALQFKGRVERDDWAAQAKGLAGLDA is encoded by the coding sequence ATGGCATTGCCGGATTTCTCGATGCGTCAGCTGTTGGAAGCGGGCGTTCACTTCGGTCACCAGACCCATCGCTGGAACCCCAAGATGGGCACCTATATCTATGGCGACCGCAACGGCATCCACATTATCGACCTGGCGCAGACCGTGCCGTTGCTGCACCAGGCGCTCGTGGCGGTGCGCGACGTGGTGGCCGCCGGCGGCCGCGTGCTGTTCGTGGCCACCAAGCGGCAGGCTTCGGACATCGTGGCCGAGAGCGCCCGCCGCTGCGCGCAATATTATGTCAATCACCGCTGGCTCGGCGGCACGCTGACCAACTGGAAGACGATTTCGCATTCCATCCGCCGGCTGCGCCAGCTCGAGGACATGCTCGCCCAGGAGCATCTTGGCCTGACCAAGAAGGAAACGCTCAACCTGACCCGCGAGCGGGACAAGCTGGAGCGGGCCCTGGGGGGCATCAAGGACATGGGCGGCATTCCCGACCTGATGTTCGTGATCGACACCAACAAGGAGGCGATCGCGATCCAGGAGGCGCGCAAGCTCAACATCCCCGTGGTGGCGATCGTCGATACCAATTGCGACCCGCAGGGGATCACGTATCCGATCCCGGGAAATGACGATGCGGGCCGGGCGATCAGCTTGTATTGCGACCTGATCGCGCGTGCGGCGCTGGAGGGTATCTCGGTCGGGCAGGGCGCCGCCGGGGTCGATATCGGCGAGCTCGAGAACCCGCTGAGCGAGCCCGCGCTCGAGGACAAGGCCGAAGCCGATACGGCGGAGGATGCCGACCTGGGCTTCCCGCGCCTGAGCGAGCCTCGCGGTGCGCCCGACGATCTGAAGAAGATCACCGGACTCGGGCCCACGGTCGAGAAGAAGCTGAACGAACTCGGCATCTATCATTTCTGGCAGATCGCCGAAATGAACACCGACCAGATCAGGGCCCTGGACGATGCCCTGCAGTTCAAGGGGCGCGTCGAGCGCGACGACTGGGCTGCCCAGGCCAAGGGCCTTGCCGGCCTGGATGCCTGA
- the tsf gene encoding translation elongation factor Ts, translating to MAEITASMVKALRDSTGAGMMDCKSALAETGGDMEAAVDWLRKKGLAKAAKKSSRVAAEGLVGVATADRKGAVVEVNSETDFVARNEAFQSMVSEIAKLGIDAQGDVDALRAATMPNGKTVADFVTDAVATIGENMNVRRTGYIEVSEGVVASYVHGQVVPGLGKIGVLVGLESKGDKEKLAAHGKQLAMHIAAASPIAVRPEEVDASLVDREREVLAAQARDSGKPEDIIAKMVEGRLRKYYEEVVLLHQIYVIDGENTVGKAIKEMEKDVGAPITVAAFARFAIGEGIEREESDFASEVAAAAGS from the coding sequence ATGGCTGAGATCACTGCGAGCATGGTGAAGGCGCTGCGCGACAGCACCGGCGCCGGGATGATGGACTGCAAGAGCGCGCTCGCAGAGACCGGCGGGGACATGGAGGCTGCGGTCGACTGGCTGCGGAAGAAGGGTCTCGCCAAGGCGGCCAAGAAATCATCGCGCGTTGCGGCCGAGGGCCTCGTGGGCGTGGCGACCGCCGACCGCAAGGGCGCGGTGGTGGAGGTGAATTCCGAGACCGACTTCGTGGCCCGCAACGAGGCGTTCCAGTCGATGGTCAGCGAGATCGCCAAACTGGGGATCGACGCGCAGGGCGACGTGGATGCGCTGAGAGCCGCCACGATGCCCAACGGCAAGACGGTGGCTGATTTCGTGACCGATGCGGTGGCCACCATCGGCGAGAACATGAACGTGCGCCGCACCGGCTATATCGAAGTGAGCGAGGGTGTGGTCGCGAGCTATGTCCACGGCCAAGTGGTGCCCGGCCTCGGCAAGATCGGCGTGCTGGTGGGGCTCGAATCCAAGGGCGACAAGGAGAAGCTGGCCGCCCATGGCAAGCAGCTCGCCATGCACATCGCCGCGGCAAGCCCCATCGCCGTGCGGCCGGAAGAGGTGGATGCAAGCCTCGTCGACCGTGAGCGCGAGGTTCTGGCGGCGCAGGCGCGCGATTCCGGCAAGCCCGAGGACATCATCGCCAAGATGGTGGAGGGCCGGCTTCGGAAGTACTACGAAGAGGTCGTGCTGCTGCACCAGATCTACGTGATCGACGGCGAGAACACGGTCGGCAAGGCCATCAAAGAGATGGAAAAGGACGTCGGCGCGCCGATCACGGTGGCTGCTTTCGCGCGCTTCGCCATCGGCGAAGGCATCGAGCGCGAGGAAAGCGATTTCGCGAGCGAGGTTGCGGCCGCGGCTGGCTCGTGA
- the pyrH gene encoding UMP kinase: MAGLPRFSRVLLKLSGEALMGRESYGIDMAMVRRVADEIRDVAQYGIELCIVVGGGNIFRGLAGAAQGMDRTTADHIGMLATVMNSLALNNALVHAGLQSRVLSAISMPTVCEPYIRPRALRHLEKGRVVIFAAGTGNPYFTTDTAATLRAAEMGCQAILKGTSVDGVYSQDPKRHADAERFDRVSYQEVLAQQLRVMDPSAIALARDNNISVIVFSIREPGNLAAVIRGEGRFTVIDAGKAE; this comes from the coding sequence ATGGCAGGCCTTCCGCGCTTCAGCCGTGTGCTGCTGAAACTCTCCGGCGAAGCGTTGATGGGCCGCGAATCCTACGGCATCGACATGGCGATGGTGCGCCGCGTCGCGGATGAGATTCGCGATGTGGCGCAGTATGGGATCGAGCTCTGCATCGTGGTCGGGGGCGGCAATATCTTCCGGGGCCTGGCCGGCGCTGCGCAAGGCATGGACCGCACCACCGCCGACCATATCGGCATGCTGGCGACCGTCATGAACTCGCTCGCCCTCAACAATGCGCTGGTCCATGCGGGGCTGCAGTCGCGCGTGCTCTCGGCGATCTCCATGCCGACCGTGTGCGAGCCTTACATCCGCCCGCGTGCCCTGCGGCACCTTGAGAAAGGGCGGGTGGTGATCTTCGCAGCGGGCACGGGCAATCCCTATTTCACCACCGACACGGCCGCGACGCTGCGGGCGGCGGAGATGGGCTGCCAAGCCATATTGAAGGGCACCAGCGTCGACGGGGTCTATTCGCAGGATCCCAAGCGCCATGCGGATGCCGAGCGTTTCGACCGGGTGAGTTATCAAGAGGTGCTTGCGCAGCAGCTGCGGGTGATGGATCCTTCCGCCATTGCACTTGCGCGCGACAACAATATTTCTGTAATCGTGTTCTCGATCCGCGAGCCGGGAAATCTGGCGGCCGTGATCCGCGGCGAGGGCCGGTTCACGGTCATCGATGCCGGCAAGGCTGAATGA
- the frr gene encoding ribosome recycling factor, whose translation MDMKELRRRMQGALAKLKEEFSGLRTGRASVHLLEPITVDAYGATMPLNQVATVSVPEPRMLTVQVWDRGLVSAVDKAIRNSSLGLNPIAEGQTLRVPVPELSQERRKELVKVAHNYAEQAKVAVRNVRRDGMEQLKRLEKDGEISQDEHRAWADDVQKLTDQTIKSIDEAMAQKQAEILQI comes from the coding sequence ATGGACATGAAGGAGCTGAGGCGCCGGATGCAAGGCGCACTCGCCAAGCTCAAGGAGGAGTTCAGTGGCCTGCGCACCGGCCGCGCATCCGTTCACCTGCTGGAGCCCATAACGGTCGACGCCTATGGCGCGACCATGCCGCTCAACCAGGTGGCCACCGTCTCGGTGCCCGAGCCGCGGATGCTCACCGTGCAGGTCTGGGACAGAGGTCTCGTCTCGGCCGTGGACAAGGCCATCCGCAACTCGAGCCTGGGGCTCAATCCGATCGCCGAGGGGCAGACCTTGCGTGTTCCCGTGCCCGAACTGTCGCAAGAACGCCGAAAAGAGCTGGTTAAGGTCGCCCATAATTATGCGGAACAGGCGAAGGTTGCTGTGCGTAACGTGCGCCGCGACGGTATGGAGCAGCTGAAGCGGCTCGAAAAAGACGGCGAGATCAGTCAGGATGAGCACCGCGCCTGGGCCGACGACGTGCAGAAGCTGACAGACCAGACCATCAAGAGCATCGACGAGGCGATGGCGCAGAAGCAGGCGGAGATCCTGCAGATCTGA
- a CDS encoding isoprenyl transferase: MSRLSEGDAEPALDVPGSLPRHVAIIMDGNGRWAKRRSLPRSAGHSQGVQAVRRAVSAALDFGIQYLTLYSFSSENWSRPKEEVGYLLDLLRRFANRDVAELHARGVRIKIIGDRQTLAPDIVSLIERSEELTRNNEALTLVVAFNYGARDELTRAVQAIARKVESGALSAGEVNGVTLERHLDTAGLPDPDLVIRTSGEQRLSNFLLWQSAYSEFVFVDEAWPDFDQDIFAAALRQFMQRDRRFGGLAASAS, from the coding sequence ATGAGCCGGTTGAGCGAAGGAGACGCGGAACCCGCCCTGGATGTGCCGGGCAGTCTTCCTCGCCACGTCGCCATCATCATGGATGGTAACGGCCGATGGGCCAAGCGGCGTTCCCTGCCGCGCTCCGCCGGCCACAGCCAAGGGGTGCAGGCGGTGCGCCGGGCGGTGAGCGCGGCGCTGGACTTCGGCATCCAGTATCTGACGCTCTACAGTTTCAGCTCGGAGAACTGGAGCCGACCCAAGGAGGAGGTGGGCTATCTGCTCGATCTGCTGCGCCGCTTCGCCAATCGCGACGTGGCGGAGCTGCATGCCCGGGGCGTGCGGATCAAGATCATCGGCGACAGGCAAACGCTTGCCCCGGATATCGTGTCGCTGATCGAGCGCTCGGAGGAGCTGACCCGCAACAACGAAGCGCTGACCCTTGTGGTCGCCTTCAACTACGGCGCGCGGGACGAGCTGACCCGCGCCGTTCAGGCGATCGCGCGCAAGGTGGAATCGGGGGCGCTTTCGGCCGGGGAGGTGAACGGGGTAACGCTCGAGCGGCACCTGGACACGGCCGGGCTGCCTGACCCCGATCTGGTGATCAGGACCAGCGGCGAGCAGCGCCTGTCGAACTTCCTGCTGTGGCAGAGCGCGTACTCCGAATTCGTGTTCGTCGACGAGGCCTGGCCCGATTTCGACCAGGACATCTTCGCCGCCGCACTGCGGCAGTTCATGCAGCGGGATCGGCGCTTCGGTGGCCTTGCCGCCTCGGCATCCTAG
- a CDS encoding phosphatidate cytidylyltransferase, with protein sequence MAAAWSSGKWGDLAVRTASAVVLVPIVLALAWLGGAWFALLLSVIGVLMGVEWVRLAYRAPSPLPYALHCLAAAAAPWLALAGRPLIGLAAILALWAVSLAHLFWQKPDHDRAATIGVIYVAVPVLSLALLRADAELGLRALLWLMVVVWSADTVAYGVGRLLGGPKLAPRISPGKTWSGFFGAVAGGGAAGAIAGMLMDLPAAISLTILGGSLAVVAQLGDLFESQLKRHAGVKDSGQVIPGHGGILDRVDGLMAVATAALAIGFLREGPNNIAKALLLW encoded by the coding sequence ATGGCCGCGGCCTGGAGCTCTGGCAAATGGGGCGATCTTGCCGTCAGAACCGCCTCGGCCGTGGTGCTCGTGCCGATCGTGCTGGCTCTGGCCTGGCTGGGCGGGGCGTGGTTTGCTCTCCTGCTCTCGGTGATCGGCGTTCTCATGGGCGTGGAGTGGGTGCGCCTTGCCTATCGCGCGCCCTCGCCCCTGCCTTATGCGCTGCATTGCCTGGCGGCGGCAGCCGCACCATGGCTGGCCCTCGCCGGGCGGCCGCTCATCGGCCTTGCCGCCATTTTGGCGCTGTGGGCCGTCTCGCTGGCCCATCTCTTCTGGCAAAAGCCCGACCATGACCGGGCGGCGACCATCGGGGTGATCTATGTGGCGGTGCCGGTGCTGAGCCTCGCCCTGCTGCGGGCGGATGCCGAGCTTGGACTGCGCGCCCTGCTCTGGCTCATGGTCGTGGTGTGGAGCGCGGATACGGTCGCCTATGGGGTGGGCCGGCTGCTGGGCGGCCCGAAGCTTGCGCCGCGCATCTCGCCGGGCAAGACATGGTCCGGTTTTTTCGGCGCCGTCGCCGGGGGCGGCGCGGCCGGTGCCATTGCCGGCATGCTGATGGATTTGCCGGCGGCCATATCATTGACCATATTGGGCGGCAGCTTGGCGGTCGTGGCGCAGCTCGGCGACCTTTTCGAGTCACAGCTCAAGCGCCATGCTGGTGTCAAGGATTCAGGGCAAGTCATTCCGGGGCACGGGGGAATACTCGATCGGGTCGATGGTCTGATGGCGGTTGCAACAGCGGCTTTGGCGATCGGGTTTTTGCGGGAAGGGCCAAACAATATTGCCAAAGCTTTGCTGCTATGGTGA
- a CDS encoding 1-deoxy-D-xylulose-5-phosphate reductoisomerase encodes MTAIAERIDRADCAKRITILGSTGSIGCSTLDIVSRAPDRFEVDALVGNSNVARLAEQAKAMRARLVVSADPTNYRALKEALAGSGIAVAAGPEAVVEAAQRPVDMIMASIVGAAGLAPTIAAVQQGTTIGLANKECLVSGGSLFTQAALRSGARILPVDSEHSAVFQVLNRDHADQVSRIILTASGGPFRTFSPAELEAATPEQALKHPNWSMGRKITIDSASLMNKGLELIEAFHLFDVAIDQLDVLVHPQSIVHSLVEYNDGSTLAQLGMPDMRTPIAYALAWPQRISAPVQQLRLEKIGQLTFEEVDEQRFPAIRVSLDALARGGSATAVLNAANEIAVAEFLSKRLSFPGITRLVQATIDRAEQDGMLAGLNSLDDVWSADAYGRRVAQELAARFGR; translated from the coding sequence GTGACCGCCATCGCCGAACGCATTGACCGGGCTGATTGCGCCAAGCGCATCACCATTCTTGGCTCGACCGGCTCGATCGGGTGCTCGACGCTGGATATCGTGAGCCGTGCGCCCGACCGCTTCGAGGTCGATGCGCTGGTGGGCAATTCGAATGTGGCGCGGCTGGCGGAGCAGGCGAAGGCTATGCGCGCGCGACTGGTGGTCAGCGCCGATCCCACCAATTATCGCGCGCTGAAGGAAGCGCTGGCCGGATCCGGCATCGCGGTGGCGGCGGGGCCGGAGGCGGTGGTCGAGGCGGCGCAGCGGCCGGTAGACATGATCATGGCGTCGATCGTCGGGGCGGCCGGCCTGGCGCCGACCATCGCGGCGGTGCAGCAAGGCACCACGATCGGGCTTGCCAACAAGGAATGCCTGGTCTCCGGCGGCAGCCTGTTCACGCAGGCCGCACTCCGCTCGGGCGCCCGCATCCTGCCGGTCGATTCCGAGCACAGCGCGGTGTTCCAGGTGCTCAACCGCGACCATGCGGACCAGGTCTCGCGCATTATCCTCACCGCTTCGGGCGGGCCGTTCCGCACCTTCAGCCCGGCGGAGCTCGAGGCTGCGACACCGGAGCAGGCGCTCAAGCACCCGAACTGGAGCATGGGCCGCAAGATCACGATCGACTCGGCCAGCCTGATGAACAAGGGGCTGGAGCTGATCGAGGCCTTCCATCTGTTCGACGTGGCGATCGACCAGCTGGACGTGCTGGTCCATCCGCAATCGATCGTGCACAGCCTGGTCGAGTATAACGACGGTTCGACGCTGGCGCAGCTGGGCATGCCGGACATGCGCACGCCCATCGCCTATGCGCTCGCCTGGCCGCAGCGGATCAGCGCGCCCGTGCAGCAGCTGCGGCTCGAGAAGATCGGCCAGCTCACCTTCGAGGAGGTCGACGAGCAGCGGTTCCCGGCAATCAGGGTGAGCCTCGATGCCTTGGCGCGGGGTGGCAGCGCGACGGCGGTGCTGAACGCGGCCAACGAAATCGCGGTCGCGGAATTCTTGTCGAAACGCCTGTCCTTTCCGGGTATCACACGGCTTGTCCAGGCGACCATCGACCGGGCCGAGCAGGATGGCATGCTCGCCGGGCTCAACTCGCTGGATGACGTCTGGTCGGCGGACGCCTATGGCCGCCGCGTGGCGCAGGAGCTGGCGGCAAGGTTCGGGCGGTAG
- the rseP gene encoding RIP metalloprotease RseP, whose product MVLAEMIGSGLWTFLSYLVPFLFVLTIVVFFHELGHFLTARACGVKVDSFAVGFGRAIASWVDRHGTEWRIGWLPLGGYVSFRGDKSVASTPDEAVLEAAAHDPAEASQLFHNKPLAQRAAVVAAGPIANFIVAILIFAATFMIVGRHVAPPIADTVQPDTPAAAAGMQPGDEIKTVDGHAIETFADLQRIVSGSAGQPLTLGILRDGRLITLQVTPAAREIEDRFGGKHTIGILGITGGAGEGARVERYGPVMALWKGAEQTWFVITSTLSYVGQVIVGTQSADQLGGPLRIAQMSGEIAGIGLLPLINLAAVLSVSIGLINLFPIPILDGGHLLYYAIEAVRGRPLSPRAQDLGFRVGMVLVLMLMLFATWNDLIHFELF is encoded by the coding sequence ATGGTACTCGCGGAGATGATCGGTTCGGGGTTGTGGACGTTCCTGTCCTACCTCGTGCCGTTCCTGTTCGTGCTCACAATCGTCGTGTTCTTCCACGAGCTGGGGCATTTCCTCACGGCGCGGGCCTGCGGGGTGAAGGTGGACAGCTTCGCGGTCGGCTTCGGCCGGGCAATCGCGTCCTGGGTCGATCGGCACGGCACCGAGTGGCGAATCGGCTGGCTGCCACTCGGCGGCTATGTGAGCTTCCGCGGCGACAAGTCGGTGGCCAGCACGCCGGACGAAGCGGTGCTGGAGGCCGCCGCCCATGATCCTGCCGAAGCCAGCCAGCTGTTCCACAACAAGCCGCTTGCACAGCGCGCGGCGGTGGTGGCTGCGGGGCCGATCGCCAATTTCATCGTCGCCATCCTCATCTTCGCGGCCACTTTCATGATCGTCGGGCGCCATGTGGCCCCGCCGATCGCCGACACGGTGCAGCCGGATACGCCGGCGGCTGCGGCGGGAATGCAACCGGGCGACGAGATCAAGACGGTGGATGGCCACGCGATCGAGACCTTCGCCGATCTGCAGCGCATCGTTTCCGGGAGCGCCGGCCAGCCGCTCACCCTCGGCATCCTGCGCGACGGCCGCCTCATCACCCTGCAGGTAACCCCGGCGGCCCGGGAGATCGAGGACCGGTTCGGGGGCAAGCACACCATCGGCATTCTGGGGATCACGGGCGGGGCGGGCGAGGGGGCACGCGTCGAGCGCTACGGCCCCGTGATGGCCTTGTGGAAAGGGGCCGAGCAGACCTGGTTCGTGATCACCAGCACCCTGAGCTATGTGGGTCAAGTGATCGTTGGCACTCAGTCTGCGGATCAGCTCGGCGGGCCGCTGCGGATCGCGCAGATGTCCGGGGAAATCGCGGGAATCGGCCTTCTCCCGCTTATCAACCTGGCTGCGGTGCTCTCGGTAAGCATCGGTTTGATCAACCTGTTTCCGATTCCGATACTTGATGGCGGCCACCTTTTATACTACGCCATTGAGGCTGTGAGAGGGAGGCCGCTCAGTCCGAGAGCACAGGATCTGGGCTTCAGAGTGGGAATGGTCCTGGTCTTGATGCTGATGCTGTTCGCGACGTGGAACGACCTTATCCACTTCGAACTGTTTTGA
- the bamA gene encoding outer membrane protein assembly factor BamA, whose translation MRYRFVIAACLALLLTALGPIAGIGFTAGEAHAQTVSRIAVEGNQRIDPETVTAYMQIGPGDPFDAERIDQSLKALFQTGLFSDVQIFRRGNVLVVHVEENPLINQISFEGNSEITDENLGKEVELKPRMVFTRARVQSDVQRLQALYRRSGLFAARIEPKVIRLPQNRVNLVFEITEGATTRIQRITFIGNEAFDSGQLRDVITTEESRWWKFLSTSDNYDPDRLAYDRELLRRFYLNHGYADFQVLSATAELAPDGENFYITFTVYEGPQYNFGPVAVDPGSTNLSPEELMERVRTRSGDVYSAELVDSTVERLTVEAGTSGYAFAKVRPRIERDEQTRTIGLTYTLEEGPRVYIERIDIVGNTRTQDNVIRREIRLVEGDAYNRVLVDRARRRITALDFFSKVDIIEQPGSAPDRVVLIVQVEEKSTGTLNFAAGYSTSEAVVGSVSVTERNLLGKGQFVRLATSLSFKRQEVDFSFTEPYFLGRNLSAGIDAYATRTDQQDESSFDVRQLGGGFRFGFPLSENGRITTRYNFTNRRIWNVPENASQAILQSKGTTNISLVGATYVYDMLDNPLNPTSGYRFQLSTDVAGLGGDAQWARAELAGYYFYPIWDGVVFMARGTAGHMEPLGKEIQPIDRFFKGGNSFRGFERAGIGPRDISTSRDDALGGYTYGIGTLEVTFPLGLPEEFGIRGAVFTDFGTLFNAPDNFKCSNDYTKCLVGDKAEFRASAGASVIWQSPFGPLRFDFAEALLKEKYDKTEWFRFSVGTQF comes from the coding sequence ATGCGCTATCGGTTTGTAATTGCCGCCTGTCTGGCTCTGCTCTTGACCGCTTTGGGACCGATCGCGGGGATCGGTTTCACGGCCGGCGAGGCGCACGCGCAGACAGTGTCGCGTATCGCTGTCGAGGGGAATCAGCGTATCGACCCCGAGACCGTCACCGCCTACATGCAAATCGGACCGGGCGACCCGTTCGATGCCGAGCGCATCGACCAATCGCTGAAGGCTCTGTTCCAGACAGGCCTGTTCTCGGACGTCCAGATCTTCCGCCGCGGCAACGTGCTCGTGGTGCATGTGGAGGAGAACCCGCTGATCAACCAGATCAGCTTCGAGGGCAACAGCGAGATCACCGACGAGAATCTCGGCAAGGAGGTCGAGCTCAAGCCGCGCATGGTCTTTACCCGCGCCCGGGTGCAGAGCGACGTGCAGAGGCTGCAGGCTCTCTACAGGCGGTCCGGCCTGTTTGCGGCCCGGATCGAGCCGAAGGTGATCCGTCTGCCGCAGAACCGGGTCAACCTGGTGTTCGAGATCACCGAGGGCGCCACAACCCGCATCCAGCGCATTACCTTCATCGGCAACGAGGCGTTCGATTCGGGCCAGCTGCGCGATGTGATCACCACCGAGGAATCGCGCTGGTGGAAGTTCCTGTCCACGTCCGACAACTACGATCCGGATCGGCTGGCCTATGACCGGGAGCTGCTCCGGCGGTTCTACCTGAACCACGGCTATGCGGATTTCCAGGTGCTGTCGGCCACGGCCGAGCTCGCGCCGGACGGGGAGAATTTCTACATCACCTTCACGGTCTATGAAGGACCGCAGTACAACTTCGGCCCGGTCGCCGTCGACCCCGGCAGCACCAATCTCAGCCCCGAGGAGCTGATGGAGCGGGTCCGGACGCGCAGCGGCGACGTCTATAGCGCGGAGCTGGTCGACTCCACGGTCGAACGCCTGACGGTCGAGGCCGGCACCTCCGGCTATGCCTTCGCGAAGGTGCGGCCGCGCATCGAACGCGACGAGCAGACGCGGACCATAGGGCTGACCTATACGCTCGAGGAAGGGCCGCGGGTCTATATCGAGCGCATCGACATCGTCGGCAACACGCGCACCCAGGACAACGTCATCCGGCGGGAGATCCGGCTGGTCGAGGGCGATGCCTATAACCGGGTGCTGGTGGACCGGGCCCGGCGCCGCATCACCGCGCTGGATTTCTTCAGCAAGGTCGACATCATCGAGCAGCCGGGCAGCGCGCCCGACCGCGTGGTGCTGATCGTGCAGGTTGAGGAGAAGTCGACCGGTACCCTCAACTTCGCGGCCGGTTACTCGACCTCGGAGGCGGTGGTCGGATCGGTGAGCGTCACCGAGCGCAACCTGCTGGGCAAGGGGCAGTTCGTCCGACTGGCGACATCGCTGAGCTTCAAGCGCCAGGAGGTCGACTTCAGCTTCACCGAGCCGTATTTCCTCGGGCGCAACCTGTCGGCGGGCATCGACGCCTATGCGACGCGCACGGATCAGCAGGACGAGTCGTCCTTCGACGTGCGCCAGCTGGGTGGCGGGTTCCGCTTCGGCTTCCCGCTATCGGAAAACGGCCGCATAACGACGCGGTACAACTTCACCAACCGGCGCATCTGGAACGTTCCGGAAAACGCCTCGCAAGCCATTCTGCAATCCAAGGGCACCACGAATATCTCGCTGGTCGGGGCCACCTACGTCTATGACATGCTGGACAACCCGCTGAACCCGACCTCGGGCTACCGGTTCCAGCTGTCGACCGACGTGGCGGGCCTCGGCGGCGATGCCCAGTGGGCGAGGGCGGAACTCGCCGGCTATTACTTCTATCCCATCTGGGACGGCGTCGTGTTCATGGCGCGCGGCACGGCCGGCCATATGGAGCCGCTCGGCAAGGAGATCCAGCCGATCGACCGCTTCTTCAAGGGCGGCAACTCGTTCCGCGGCTTCGAGCGCGCCGGTATCGGCCCGCGCGACATCTCGACCTCGCGGGACGATGCGCTGGGCGGCTATACCTACGGCATCGGCACGCTGGAAGTGACGTTCCCGCTCGGTCTGCCCGAGGAGTTCGGAATTCGGGGCGCGGTGTTCACCGACTTCGGCACGCTGTTCAACGCACCCGACAACTTCAAGTGCTCGAACGACTACACGAAGTGCTTGGTGGGCGACAAAGCCGAGTTCCGGGCGTCCGCGGGTGCCAGCGTGATCTGGCAGTCGCCGTTCGGTCCGCTGCGCTTCGACTTCGCGGAAGCCCTGCTGAAGGAGAAGTATGACAAGACCGAGTGGTTCCGCTTCAGCGTCGGCACGCAGTTCTAA
- the fabZ gene encoding 3-hydroxyacyl-ACP dehydratase FabZ: MVTDVSKPGLDAADINRVLQLLPHRYPFLMIDRIVDMDGDLSGIGIKNVTINEPYFAGHFPGAPVMPGVLLIEAMAQTAGGLVVASRGEEGQGKLVYFMTIDKARFRRPVVPGDTVKIHVQLLRKRANVWKYRGEARVDGRLAAEAEISAMLTEAKL; encoded by the coding sequence ATGGTGACCGACGTCTCTAAGCCGGGACTGGACGCGGCCGATATCAACCGCGTGCTGCAGTTGCTGCCTCACCGATACCCATTCCTGATGATCGACCGTATCGTCGACATGGACGGGGATCTGTCGGGGATCGGCATCAAGAACGTGACCATCAACGAGCCGTATTTCGCCGGCCACTTCCCGGGCGCGCCGGTGATGCCCGGGGTCCTGCTGATCGAAGCCATGGCACAGACCGCAGGCGGGCTGGTGGTGGCCAGCCGCGGCGAGGAGGGGCAGGGAAAGCTCGTCTATTTCATGACCATCGACAAGGCGCGATTTCGCAGGCCCGTGGTGCCGGGTGACACGGTGAAGATCCACGTGCAGCTGCTGCGCAAGCGCGCCAATGTGTGGAAGTACAGGGGAGAGGCCCGGGTCGACGGGCGGCTTGCGGCGGAAGCGGAGATCAGCGCCATGCTGACCGAAGCCAAGCTTTAG
- a CDS encoding DUF2474 domain-containing protein, whose protein sequence is MKDTIDMRWRRLPRPEQLSPTLRRWLWFAALWLGGVATTALVGLAIKLWLS, encoded by the coding sequence ATGAAGGATACCATTGACATGCGATGGCGGCGGCTGCCTCGTCCCGAGCAGCTTTCGCCCACATTGCGCCGCTGGTTGTGGTTCGCGGCCCTATGGCTGGGCGGTGTCGCCACGACGGCCCTGGTAGGGCTCGCCATCAAGCTCTGGCTGAGCTGA